ATCGCTGCGGACAGGGTAATGATCGGAAAGCTTTTTCTCGATGATATAATAGTTGAGTACATCAAACTGAGGGGTCGCCAGTATATAATCTATCTGGTAGTTGGGGAAACTACCGTTATAGGTACGGCCCAGTCCCGATCCGCATTCTGCAAAGGCATTTTTCATGCCCCCGCTCATCTTTGCCAACGCGAACGAGGTAGGCGTGTCATTAAAATCACCCGAAATAATATACGGATAGGGGCAAGTGGCCGCATGGGCCTTTATTTTGAAAACCTGGTCGCTCCTTTTCAGGAAGGCAGTTTTAAGCTTGCTTCCAAGCCTTTTTGCCGAGCCGACCTCTGGTTTGCCGTCCTGTTTGGAAACGCTGTTGAGATAGCGGTAATCGTCGGGATCAAAACGTATCGATTGCAGGTGGACGCTGTAAAACCGGAAAGGTTTATTGCCCTTTTTAATATCGACATAGATGCATTGGTTCTCGCTCGTGGGTTCGGATAGCTGGATCATGCCGTGGGCTATGATGGGGAATTTAGAAAAGACGGCCTGGCCGATACCCACATCGGCATTGCTTCGCACCGGTTCGAAATAATAATTTTTGCTGCCCAATATCTTCTGTATGGAGTCGAGCATGTCGTACTGCCCTTTTTTCCGGGTATAAAACTCCTGGAACCCGATAACGTCGGGTTGCTGGTCTTTTATTATCTGTAAAATTTCCTGTTTGGTCGATAGGTCGTTCTTCGAGCCGTAACGTTTAAAGTTGTGAACATTGTAGGTCATTATCCTGGCGAAAGCCGCACTGCTTTTGGAAGATTCGGGTGATATGAACCTCATGCCGATGTTCCTGTTCAATACCCGCCAGCCAATACCAATGCAAACAATGGAAAGAAAAACCAGGCTTTTTTTTCGGAACAGCCAGTAAACGATCAAAATAACGTTGCCCAAAAGCAGCAACGGATAAGCGAGCCCAAAAAAGGCCACTGGCCAGAATTTGGTGGGGTTAATTACCGGTGCCAGGTAACTAATAAACAGGCAAACACATAGGAAAATATTGATCCATAAAAAAAACTTATCAATAAAGGTTAGTCCCCTTTTAGCCTTCATTATCCTTACTGGCCCTGAATAATATTTCTTTTTCCTGCCTGGTCAGGCTGTCATAGCCCGATTGCGATATCTTATCCAGGATACGGTCGATATCCTCCTGCCTGGGTACATTGCCGCCACTCCTGGCATTGTTTTTCGCTGCAACCTTTAAATGAGGCTTTTTGCTGAACATTTTGGTAAAAAACCCGACCCAGTCGTTACCGCGCTGCAGTTGTTTAATATAAATAAAGCCGAACAACGCGCCGCCAAGATGTGAAAGCTCGCCGCCGGCATTTGAGCCGGCAATAAGCAAAAAGTCGAGTATTATGAAAGCTATCGCTAACCATTTCAGTTTCACCGGTCCAAAAAGCATCAGCACCATGGTGTAGTCGGGCAATAAGGTAGCTGTGGCTACCAAAATAGCCATTACAGCTGCTGAGGCGCCAACTATCGGCACACTTGCATCACCAATTTGTTGAGCGAAAAAAGGAATAAAGTTAAACCCGAGTAAAAAGAACGACGCCCCGGTAAGCCCACCCAAAAGATATAAGCCTATCGTGCGTTTAGTGCCCAAATATTCCTCGAATATCTGTCCTATCCAAAACAACCACAGCATATTGAATACGATATGCAATATACCTGCATGCATGAACATATAGGTGACAGGTGTCCAGAAACGGAAAATCAGTTTAGCGAAATTGGAAGGCAGGGCCAGGTATTCGTTGGCATAGTATCTGATAAGGCTTTCCTGATGCCCCCAAAACAAAGTCTCGAAAACAGCGGGTATATTGATAAGCAGGAACACAATAAGGTTGATCCCGATCAGCAGGCTGACCCTGCTGCCCGAGT
Above is a window of Mucilaginibacter ginsenosidivorans DNA encoding:
- a CDS encoding endonuclease/exonuclease/phosphatase family protein, which encodes MKAKRGLTFIDKFFLWINIFLCVCLFISYLAPVINPTKFWPVAFFGLAYPLLLLGNVILIVYWLFRKKSLVFLSIVCIGIGWRVLNRNIGMRFISPESSKSSAAFARIMTYNVHNFKRYGSKNDLSTKQEILQIIKDQQPDVIGFQEFYTRKKGQYDMLDSIQKILGSKNYYFEPVRSNADVGIGQAVFSKFPIIAHGMIQLSEPTSENQCIYVDIKKGNKPFRFYSVHLQSIRFDPDDYRYLNSVSKQDGKPEVGSAKRLGSKLKTAFLKRSDQVFKIKAHAATCPYPYIISGDFNDTPTSFALAKMSGGMKNAFAECGSGLGRTYNGSFPNYQIDYILATPQFDVLNYYIIEKKLSDHYPVRSDLDLK
- a CDS encoding rhomboid family intramembrane serine protease yields the protein MSTLWNELKIKMLHSGSRVSLLIGINLIVFLLINIPAVFETLFWGHQESLIRYYANEYLALPSNFAKLIFRFWTPVTYMFMHAGILHIVFNMLWLFWIGQIFEEYLGTKRTIGLYLLGGLTGASFFLLGFNFIPFFAQQIGDASVPIVGASAAVMAILVATATLLPDYTMVLMLFGPVKLKWLAIAFIILDFLLIAGSNAGGELSHLGGALFGFIYIKQLQRGNDWVGFFTKMFSKKPHLKVAAKNNARSGGNVPRQEDIDRILDKISQSGYDSLTRQEKEILFRASKDNEG